The following coding sequences are from one Diospyros lotus cultivar Yz01 chromosome 7, ASM1463336v1, whole genome shotgun sequence window:
- the LOC127806436 gene encoding growth-regulating factor 1-like, with product MSGNNRFPFTPNQWQELEHQALVYKYMVSSIPIPPDLLFNIRRSLESNLILHQPQHTGWSCFETGLGRKIDPEPGRCRRTDGKKWRCSKEAYPDSKYCERHMHRGRNRSRKPVEIMATPPPPPPSNPSISSSSRPNHSLCNNPPHCFLFPHSSPPTQQLLNPHKDYRYVCGVKEEVGEHALFSASSMDNNPIPWQLTMVSSSSTAHLKQRTGSALQSGHPFLQLQGLSDAPKQEQDQRFHLGNEKVEKVMHHFLDDGPKNQDPWLHSEDKSCSFMPVSTTQLSISTPNSSHDFFSAP from the exons ATGAGTGGAAATAATAGGTTCCCTTTCACCCCAAATCAATGGCAAGAACTTGAACACCAAGCTCTTGTTTACAAGTACATGGTCTCCAGCATCCCCATTCCTCCTGATCTCCTCTTCAACATCAGGAGAAGCTTGGAATCAAACCTCATCCTCCACCAACCTCAACACA CGGGATGGAGCTGTTTCGAGACGGGTTTGGGGAGGAAAATTGATCCAGAGCCGGGAAGGTGCCGGAGAACAGATGGGAAGAAATGGAGATGCTCAAAAGAAGCTTACCCAGATTCCAAATACTGCGAGAGACACATGCACAGAGGCAGAAACCGTTCAAGAAAGCCTGTGGAAATTATGgcaacaccaccaccaccaccaccatctaATCCGTCAATATCGTCTTCTTCAAGGCCAAACCACTCTCTCTGCAACAACCCACCTCACTGTTTCCTCTTTCCTCATTCATCTCCTCCAACCCAACAACTCTTGAACCCACATAAAGATTACAG GTATGTTTGTGGCGTGAAAGAGGAGGTTGGTGAGCATGCTTTGTTTTCCGCATCTTCCATGGACAACAATCCAATTCCTTGGCAACTAACaatggtttcttcttcttcaacggCTCATTTGAAACAAAGAACTGGCTCTGCTTTACAGAGCGGGCATCCTTTCTTGCAGCTTCAAGGACTCTCTGATGCCccaaaacaagaacaagatCAGCGTTTCCATTTGGGCAATGAGAAGGTTGAGAAAGTAATGCACCATTTTCTGGACGATGGCCCCAAGAACCAAGATCCATGGCTCCATTCTGAGGACAAATCTTGCAGTTTTATGCCGGTTTCAACTACCCAGCTCTCCATCTCCACACCAAACTCCTCTCACGACTTCTTCAGT